From a region of the Microterricola gilva genome:
- a CDS encoding YdeI/OmpD-associated family protein has translation MSQTWPEAVDVALCFGWIDGLRKSVDSDSYKVRFTPRKRNSVWSSVNVKKAEALMQLGKLRPEGLELFNSRKDTQGYSPETRKVQLDAAYEQRFKGHQTAWERFSVFAPSYRRDAVWWVMSAKKEETRQKRLDILISSSAQGIKPRGLI, from the coding sequence GTGAGCCAGACATGGCCTGAAGCTGTCGACGTGGCACTGTGCTTTGGGTGGATTGATGGGCTCAGAAAGAGTGTCGACAGTGACAGTTACAAAGTGCGTTTCACACCCCGCAAGCGGAATAGCGTGTGGAGTTCCGTCAACGTCAAAAAAGCTGAAGCGTTGATGCAGTTGGGCAAGCTGCGGCCAGAAGGGCTGGAACTGTTCAACAGTCGAAAGGACACTCAAGGCTACTCACCTGAAACACGAAAAGTGCAGCTAGACGCCGCATATGAGCAGAGGTTCAAGGGACATCAGACCGCTTGGGAGAGGTTTTCGGTGTTCGCACCGTCATATAGGCGCGATGCAGTCTGGTGGGTCATGAGCGCGAAGAAAGAAGAAACGAGGCAAAAGAGATTGGACATTCTGATTTCCTCGTCAGCCCAGGGGATCAAGCCCCGGGGACTGATCTAG
- a CDS encoding alpha/beta fold hydrolase, which yields MNTFTHEIPFPDATVITVNGVDLEVFEAGHENAGNPIVLCHGWPDLAYTWRFQIPALVAAGYHVIAPNQRGFGNSTRPEEVVDYDIEHLTGDLAALLDHFGYERATFIGHDWGAFIVWSFTLLYPHRVDRVVALSLPYLARGEMPWLDFMEAVLGSDYYFVHFNKQPGVADAVFDAEPARFINNLYRRDEPLMPPKPGMALIETARDTAPLGEPLLSENELAVYESAFKHSGFTGGINWYRNLNRNWHLLADADPIIHQPALMIYGLRDAVARSEQLSAFVPNVEELSFDSGHWVQQERRSETTNAILEWLDRNPAS from the coding sequence ATGAACACGTTTACGCATGAAATTCCCTTTCCTGACGCCACCGTGATCACCGTGAATGGTGTTGATCTTGAAGTCTTCGAGGCTGGCCACGAGAACGCAGGAAACCCGATTGTGCTCTGTCACGGATGGCCTGACCTTGCATACACGTGGCGTTTTCAGATCCCGGCCCTTGTTGCAGCCGGGTACCATGTGATCGCTCCTAACCAGCGCGGATTTGGTAATTCAACGAGGCCGGAAGAGGTCGTCGATTACGATATCGAGCACCTGACGGGCGACCTCGCGGCACTGCTTGACCACTTCGGCTATGAGCGCGCAACCTTCATCGGTCACGACTGGGGTGCGTTTATCGTGTGGAGCTTCACGCTGCTGTACCCACACCGTGTCGACAGGGTCGTGGCGCTCAGCTTGCCCTACCTCGCACGTGGCGAAATGCCGTGGCTCGATTTCATGGAGGCGGTGCTAGGAAGCGACTACTACTTCGTACACTTCAACAAGCAGCCGGGTGTTGCTGACGCGGTATTCGACGCAGAGCCCGCACGCTTTATCAACAACCTCTACCGCAGGGACGAGCCGCTCATGCCCCCGAAACCGGGCATGGCGCTGATCGAAACTGCCAGAGACACCGCTCCTCTTGGCGAACCTCTGCTCAGTGAGAATGAACTGGCAGTCTACGAATCCGCGTTCAAACATTCAGGGTTTACGGGTGGCATCAACTGGTACCGCAACCTCAATCGAAACTGGCACTTGCTCGCAGACGCCGACCCCATCATCCACCAACCCGCTCTCATGATCTACGGTCTTCGTGACGCTGTCGCCCGTTCAGAGCAGCTATCTGCGTTCGTTCCAAATGTCGAAGAGCTCAGCTTTGACAGCGGCCACTGGGTACAGCAGGAACGCCGCAGCGAAACAACGAATGCGATCCTCGAGTGGTTGGACCGGAACCCAGCCAGCTAG
- a CDS encoding AMP-binding protein, with product MTTSKSGAVLHEIRVGSAHEFDPELALLVSTSGSTGSPKLVRLSRENLASNAVAIAEYLRLTPSDRAATTLPMHYCYGLSVINSHLLSGASVVLTSRSVTEPAFWEEALSNQITSFAGVPYTFELLEKGGFTERMPASIRYLTQAGGRLAPEAVRRFARLGERRGFEFFVMYGQTEATARMAYVPAELAEQAAGAIGRPIHAGRLRIDAEPGAEIGELVYEGPNVMLGYAESPADFALGRTVHELRTGDLARQRADGLFEVVGRMNRFVKVYGLRVDLDAVQRLLAEEGIETRTASAGECLLVFVRVERQVQEARTRAAALLGIPVHAVRAYPISEFPCTSSGKPDFGALVRYAGLLDERSATADGDDDAVTAETIRDLYIELLGNPDASVDDSFAGLGGDSLSYVEASLRLEDLLGRLPSDWPSRPASRLAASHTPGAAAGGGAPDARGPEQRTARRSFVPRVETPAVLRAVAIVLIVATHADLIAVKGGAHLLLAVAGYNLARFQLADVPGATRVRRLLRSAAQIAIPAVLWIGAVAVISGKYSWTTVLLLNNLVPGDGRWNEQWQFWFLEAAVWAMLGLACLFAVRPIDRLERRHPWAFAVALLVLTLAVRLALTGIEAQRVDRYTALLVFWCLVLGWVVARATSTGKRIAVSVMVVVATVGFFGEPLREAVIVVGLLVLIWAPQLRMPRPLVPMVRLLAGASLFIYLTHWVVYPAWEQSAPWLGTALSLLVGIAAWYGYRFAESAVGTARARRQRATPAPSVPDAVAAG from the coding sequence GTGACAACCTCGAAATCGGGCGCCGTGCTCCACGAGATCCGCGTCGGATCCGCGCACGAGTTCGATCCCGAGCTGGCCCTCCTGGTGAGCACCTCGGGATCGACGGGCTCTCCGAAGCTCGTTCGACTCTCTCGCGAGAACCTCGCAAGCAACGCCGTCGCGATCGCCGAGTACCTCCGGCTCACCCCGTCCGACCGGGCCGCGACCACCCTGCCGATGCACTACTGCTACGGGCTCTCGGTCATCAACAGCCATCTGCTCTCCGGCGCGAGCGTCGTGCTCACCAGCCGCTCGGTGACCGAGCCCGCCTTCTGGGAGGAGGCGCTCTCGAACCAGATCACCTCATTCGCCGGCGTGCCATATACCTTCGAGCTGCTGGAGAAGGGCGGGTTCACCGAGAGGATGCCGGCGAGCATCCGATACCTGACACAGGCGGGAGGGCGGCTGGCACCAGAGGCCGTGCGCCGTTTCGCCCGGCTCGGTGAGCGTCGCGGCTTCGAGTTCTTCGTGATGTACGGACAGACCGAGGCGACCGCGCGGATGGCGTACGTGCCGGCGGAGCTGGCCGAGCAGGCTGCTGGAGCCATCGGCCGACCGATCCACGCTGGGCGGCTCCGCATCGACGCGGAGCCGGGGGCGGAGATCGGCGAGCTCGTCTACGAGGGCCCCAACGTGATGCTCGGCTATGCCGAGAGCCCGGCCGACTTCGCCCTCGGCCGAACGGTGCACGAGCTTCGCACCGGCGACCTCGCCAGGCAGCGCGCCGACGGCCTGTTCGAGGTCGTCGGACGGATGAACCGGTTCGTGAAGGTCTACGGCCTGCGGGTCGACCTCGATGCCGTCCAACGACTGCTCGCCGAGGAGGGCATCGAGACGCGCACGGCGAGCGCGGGGGAGTGCCTGCTCGTCTTCGTCCGTGTCGAACGCCAGGTGCAGGAGGCGCGCACCCGCGCCGCGGCCCTGCTCGGCATCCCCGTCCACGCCGTGCGTGCCTACCCCATCTCGGAGTTCCCGTGCACGTCGAGCGGCAAGCCAGACTTCGGTGCCCTCGTCCGCTACGCCGGTCTGCTCGACGAGCGCTCCGCGACGGCGGACGGCGACGACGACGCGGTCACGGCCGAGACCATCCGGGATCTGTACATCGAGCTGCTCGGCAACCCGGATGCGAGCGTTGACGACAGCTTCGCCGGCCTCGGCGGGGACTCGCTGAGCTACGTCGAGGCCTCGCTCCGCCTCGAGGATCTGCTCGGCCGACTCCCCAGCGACTGGCCGTCCCGCCCGGCCAGTCGGCTGGCGGCATCGCACACGCCCGGTGCAGCTGCAGGCGGCGGGGCACCAGACGCGCGCGGGCCCGAGCAGCGGACGGCCAGGCGCTCGTTCGTTCCTCGCGTCGAGACTCCGGCGGTGTTGCGCGCTGTCGCGATCGTGCTGATCGTCGCCACCCACGCCGATCTGATCGCGGTGAAGGGCGGCGCGCACCTGTTGCTCGCTGTCGCCGGCTACAACCTGGCCCGCTTCCAGCTCGCGGACGTGCCCGGTGCGACGCGGGTCCGCCGACTGCTGCGGAGTGCGGCGCAGATCGCGATTCCGGCCGTGCTCTGGATCGGCGCGGTTGCGGTGATCAGCGGTAAGTACAGCTGGACGACCGTGCTGCTCCTGAACAACCTGGTTCCAGGGGACGGCCGCTGGAACGAGCAGTGGCAGTTCTGGTTCCTCGAGGCCGCGGTGTGGGCGATGCTCGGCCTGGCCTGCCTGTTCGCGGTGCGCCCCATCGATCGCCTGGAGCGTCGGCACCCCTGGGCGTTCGCCGTCGCCCTGCTCGTGCTGACCCTCGCGGTTCGGCTTGCGCTGACCGGAATCGAGGCGCAGCGGGTCGACCGCTACACGGCGTTGCTCGTGTTCTGGTGCCTCGTGCTCGGCTGGGTCGTCGCTCGGGCGACGTCCACGGGGAAACGCATCGCGGTCTCCGTCATGGTCGTGGTCGCCACCGTCGGGTTCTTCGGCGAACCGCTCCGCGAAGCCGTCATCGTCGTGGGGCTGCTCGTCCTGATCTGGGCGCCGCAACTGCGGATGCCGCGCCCGCTCGTTCCGATGGTCCGCCTGCTGGCGGGCGCGTCCCTCTTCATCTACCTGACCCACTGGGTCGTCTACCCGGCGTGGGAGCAGTCAGCGCCCTGGCTCGGGACGGCCCTGTCGCTGCTGGTCGGGATCGCTGCGTGGTACGGCTACCGCTTCGCCGAGAGCGCCGTGGGCACCGCGCGCGCCCGACGTCAGCGGGCGACGCCGGCGCCGAGCGTTCCGGATGCCGTCGCCGCCGGGTAG
- a CDS encoding ABC transporter ATP-binding protein, whose product MLQLTDVSKSFGATTVLTDVSVAVERGTRLAIVGASGSGKSTLLRIIAGFEGPSTGTVSLDGRVLANPVSTVSAHRRGIGYVAQDGALFPHLTVRSNIAFGLRRSPGRDARVREVMDLTSLDLELLDRYPHQLSGGQQQRVALARALAPAPTVILLDEPFSALDTGLRAHTRAAMVTALERSGVTTILVTHDQEEALSFGQQLAVISAGRLVQAGPPSEVFDAPINAAVAEFLGTALFLPAHTSGPARAVCALGELHVRHDHSHGTEPVRAMLRPAQLHVRESDGDGDARVVAARQNGSAVELDLSLGDGFTLTHRVPLYDAHRFPAGGAVAIRVDGGVVLYPAATASGTLGAGVAR is encoded by the coding sequence ATGCTTCAACTGACCGATGTGTCGAAATCGTTCGGCGCCACGACGGTGCTCACCGATGTCAGCGTCGCGGTCGAGCGCGGAACGCGGCTCGCGATCGTCGGCGCCTCCGGCAGCGGCAAGAGCACGCTCCTCCGGATCATCGCGGGCTTCGAAGGTCCGAGCACGGGAACCGTCAGCCTCGACGGCCGTGTCCTCGCGAACCCCGTGTCGACTGTCAGCGCGCATCGGCGCGGCATCGGCTACGTCGCCCAGGACGGCGCGCTGTTCCCTCACCTCACCGTGCGCAGCAACATCGCGTTCGGGCTGCGCCGGTCACCCGGACGGGATGCGCGAGTCCGCGAGGTGATGGACCTCACCTCGCTCGACCTCGAGCTGTTGGACCGGTACCCGCACCAGTTGTCCGGCGGCCAGCAGCAACGCGTGGCACTCGCCAGGGCGCTTGCGCCGGCACCGACCGTGATCCTCCTCGACGAACCGTTCTCGGCTCTCGACACCGGGCTGCGGGCGCACACACGGGCGGCGATGGTCACGGCGTTGGAACGTAGCGGCGTGACCACCATCCTCGTCACTCACGACCAGGAGGAGGCGTTGTCGTTCGGGCAGCAGCTCGCCGTGATCTCAGCCGGGCGCCTCGTCCAGGCCGGTCCCCCGTCTGAGGTGTTCGACGCGCCGATCAACGCCGCCGTCGCCGAGTTCCTCGGCACCGCCCTCTTCCTGCCTGCCCACACGAGCGGCCCCGCGCGGGCGGTCTGCGCCTTGGGTGAGCTGCACGTCCGCCACGACCACAGCCATGGCACCGAGCCCGTGCGCGCGATGCTCCGCCCCGCCCAGCTGCACGTGCGTGAATCGGACGGCGACGGCGACGCCCGAGTCGTGGCCGCGCGCCAGAATGGCAGCGCCGTCGAGCTCGATCTCAGCCTCGGAGACGGGTTCACGCTCACCCATCGGGTGCCGCTGTACGACGCTCACCGTTTCCCAGCCGGCGGCGCCGTGGCCATCCGCGTCGATGGTGGAGTCGTGCTCTACCCGGCGGCGACGGCATCCGGAACGCTCGGCGCCGGCGTCGCCCGCTGA
- a CDS encoding ABC transporter permease has translation MLAALFAAAALIPVGYVIQAAFAMGWEQFAELVFRPRVGELLANTVLLVVLGVPCTVVLGIGGAWLVERTNLPARRLFAVLLVVPLTIPAFVASYGWASAIPSIHGLGGGLLVATLAYYPLVYLPALAALRGLDPALEESARSLGMNGWRVFSRVVLPQLRLAMLGGGLVVALHLLAEYGAFAFLRFETFTTAIVVAYQATFAGPNAAALGVVLATLCFVVLVIEAAARGRLRYARVGSGTPQPAGRVELGRATPLVVAALVGLVGAAVVVPLANVARWLFATDAADWQPLLNATWQTIALSVGGAVAALIVALPIAWIAARYPGRTARALEGAYYVASSLPAIIVALALVTFTLRVLPAMYQTVFTVMAAYVIIFLPRALVSVRAGIAQIPENLEEVARSLGVSPFRAKLRVTMPLLLPSLAAGAALVALGAANELTATLLLAPTGTRTVATGFWAAASAIDYAAAAPYAITLVLLSVPAVVLMFAQVKARRSR, from the coding sequence GTGCTCGCGGCACTGTTCGCGGCCGCCGCCCTGATCCCCGTCGGCTACGTCATCCAGGCGGCATTCGCCATGGGCTGGGAGCAGTTCGCCGAGCTGGTGTTCCGGCCGCGCGTCGGCGAGCTGCTCGCCAACACCGTCCTGCTGGTCGTGCTCGGCGTACCGTGCACGGTCGTCCTCGGCATCGGCGGCGCGTGGCTCGTTGAGCGCACGAACCTGCCGGCTCGGCGCCTGTTCGCCGTGCTGCTGGTTGTGCCGCTGACGATCCCGGCGTTCGTGGCCAGCTACGGCTGGGCCAGTGCGATCCCGTCCATCCACGGCCTCGGCGGCGGCCTGCTCGTGGCCACGCTTGCGTACTACCCGCTGGTGTACCTGCCGGCGTTGGCCGCGCTCCGCGGGCTCGACCCCGCTCTCGAAGAGTCCGCCAGGTCCCTCGGGATGAACGGATGGCGCGTCTTCTCGCGGGTCGTCCTGCCGCAGCTGCGTCTGGCAATGCTCGGTGGCGGCCTTGTCGTCGCGCTGCACCTGCTCGCCGAGTACGGCGCGTTCGCGTTCCTCCGCTTCGAGACCTTCACGACCGCGATCGTCGTTGCCTACCAGGCGACCTTCGCCGGCCCGAACGCGGCAGCACTCGGCGTGGTGCTTGCCACACTCTGCTTCGTGGTGCTCGTCATCGAGGCCGCTGCACGTGGACGCCTGAGGTACGCCAGGGTCGGCAGCGGAACGCCGCAACCGGCCGGCCGGGTCGAGCTCGGCCGGGCGACACCGCTCGTCGTCGCTGCCCTCGTTGGGCTCGTCGGCGCCGCGGTGGTCGTGCCGCTGGCGAACGTCGCTCGTTGGCTGTTCGCCACCGACGCCGCCGATTGGCAACCGCTGCTGAATGCCACGTGGCAGACCATCGCGCTCTCCGTCGGCGGTGCCGTTGCGGCACTCATCGTCGCTCTGCCCATCGCGTGGATCGCTGCCCGCTACCCGGGCCGTACTGCGCGAGCTCTGGAGGGCGCCTACTACGTGGCCAGCAGCCTGCCGGCGATCATCGTGGCGCTGGCGCTCGTGACATTCACTCTTCGTGTGCTGCCGGCCATGTACCAAACGGTGTTCACCGTGATGGCGGCGTATGTGATCATCTTCCTGCCCCGTGCGCTCGTGTCCGTCCGGGCCGGAATCGCACAGATTCCGGAGAACCTCGAGGAGGTCGCCCGCTCGCTGGGCGTCTCCCCGTTCCGGGCGAAGCTACGTGTCACCATGCCGCTGCTGCTGCCCTCCCTCGCGGCCGGTGCAGCACTGGTCGCGCTCGGGGCGGCGAACGAACTCACCGCGACTCTGCTGTTGGCACCCACAGGCACCCGCACCGTCGCGACCGGTTTCTGGGCGGCGGCGTCAGCGATCGACTACGCCGCGGCAGCACCGTACGCCATCACGCTGGTCCTCCTGTCCGTCCCGGCGGTCGTGCTCATGTTCGCCCAAGTCAAAGCTCGGAGGAGCCGATGA